The Solibacillus daqui genome has a segment encoding these proteins:
- a CDS encoding ABC transporter ATP-binding protein, whose translation MTTILQVNNVSKVYGKGQATFEALKNITFDIEQGEFVGVMGPSGAGKSTLLNVLATIDSASSGDIVIDNANIAKMKEEKLADFRRDHLGFIFQDYNLLDSLTVRENIVLPLAIAKVKPAQIKERVETIAAQFGIKGLLDKYPYQISGGQKQRTAASRALVTAPKMIFADEPTGALDSKSATDLLESMSKLNAQQNATIMMVTHDAYAASFCQRILLIKDGELSKELFRGTKSRKQFFQFILEELAATDGDMHDII comes from the coding sequence ATGACGACAATCTTACAAGTAAACAATGTGTCAAAGGTGTACGGCAAAGGCCAAGCTACTTTTGAAGCGCTGAAAAATATTACATTTGATATTGAACAAGGGGAATTCGTGGGGGTAATGGGTCCTTCAGGTGCTGGGAAATCTACATTACTAAACGTTTTAGCGACTATTGACTCCGCTTCTAGTGGCGACATTGTAATCGACAACGCCAATATTGCGAAAATGAAGGAAGAAAAGCTCGCCGATTTTCGCCGCGATCATTTAGGCTTCATCTTCCAAGACTATAACTTGCTCGATTCTTTGACAGTGCGTGAAAATATCGTGCTACCGCTGGCGATTGCCAAAGTAAAGCCAGCACAAATTAAAGAGCGCGTTGAAACGATTGCCGCACAGTTTGGGATTAAAGGCTTACTCGATAAATATCCATATCAAATTTCAGGTGGGCAAAAGCAGCGTACAGCAGCCTCACGCGCACTTGTTACAGCACCGAAAATGATTTTTGCTGATGAACCAACTGGGGCACTCGATTCAAAATCGGCTACAGATCTACTCGAAAGCATGAGTAAATTAAATGCACAGCAAAACGCAACGATTATGATGGTTACACATGATGCGTATGCCGCAAGCTTTTGTCAACGCATTTTGCTTATTAAAGATGGTGAGTTATCGAAGGAGCTATTTCGCGGTACGAAATCAAGGAAGCAGTTTTTCCAATTTATATTAGAAGAATTAGCAGCAACGGATGGTGATATGCATGACATTATTTGA
- a CDS encoding FtsX-like permease family protein, with translation MTLFDLALKNIRRNMKSYSLYLGSMVFSICIYFTFVTLKFSDDFADGGSMISTLMNVSSVMLIIFVAIFIAYSNSFFMKKRKKEVGLYSLLGVRKKQIGFLLFFENMVIGMFSLIVGILLGFFASKGILAILIQLMNLDIVSSFTFSGEAVRQTMLLFMIIFFLTSLQGYFVIYQFKLIDLFHAEKKGEALPKAKAIAAILGVAMIGAGYYLASVDMSTSQAWKMLGIITTPLIIVLLVVFGTYLLFHSVTVFILSKMKKNSHFAWRGLNLMTVSQMLYRIRGNAKTLTLIAILSATTITAGGAVFGLYYNIGKEAQKYAPNTFMWQGNSVNIQSDAIIYNENIEVKNSDLNIYNDVYNYAFIKLSQYNKMASLQGKEALTLLGNDAFIMDSFYDARFSDDYTGKTMQVGEQTFTIESFSDESMFNTPSLFVVAVVTDDAYEAIQGEAVSYQMVEMKDEKNQLAVSEKIREQIGESETFSSHPAIYQSMVQSYGALLFAGSFLGLVFLMAMGSVIYFKMITDAEEDRGKYEVLFKIGVNSKEMKKTIRAQVGLIFGIPLILGILHSVFALKAFSTLFNMNIVTPVLIWIVVYSAIYGLYYILTVSYFNKVIRQKL, from the coding sequence ATGACATTATTTGATTTGGCATTAAAAAACATTCGCCGCAATATGAAAAGCTACTCACTTTATCTTGGCTCGATGGTCTTTAGTATTTGTATTTACTTCACATTTGTCACGTTGAAATTTAGCGACGATTTTGCTGACGGCGGTTCGATGATTAGTACGCTTATGAATGTGTCTTCGGTAATGCTTATTATTTTTGTTGCAATTTTTATTGCCTATTCGAATTCATTTTTTATGAAAAAGCGTAAAAAAGAAGTCGGCCTGTATTCATTACTGGGTGTTCGCAAAAAGCAAATTGGTTTTTTATTGTTTTTCGAAAATATGGTGATTGGGATGTTTTCATTAATTGTCGGTATTTTGCTAGGGTTCTTTGCTTCGAAGGGCATTTTAGCAATATTAATTCAGTTAATGAATTTAGATATTGTTTCAAGTTTTACATTTTCGGGTGAGGCAGTTCGTCAGACGATGTTGCTATTTATGATCATCTTCTTCCTCACATCATTGCAGGGTTACTTTGTTATTTATCAATTTAAGTTAATTGACTTGTTCCATGCAGAAAAAAAGGGTGAGGCGCTGCCAAAAGCGAAGGCGATTGCTGCTATTTTAGGGGTGGCGATGATTGGCGCAGGCTATTATTTAGCCTCTGTCGATATGTCGACTTCGCAGGCTTGGAAAATGCTTGGAATTATTACGACACCGCTGATTATCGTTCTACTCGTTGTGTTTGGGACATACTTATTATTCCATAGCGTAACGGTATTCATATTATCGAAAATGAAAAAAAATAGCCACTTTGCATGGCGCGGCTTAAATTTAATGACTGTATCGCAAATGCTGTATCGTATTCGTGGAAATGCGAAAACGTTAACATTAATTGCGATTTTGAGTGCGACGACCATAACAGCGGGTGGAGCAGTATTTGGTCTTTATTACAACATTGGAAAAGAAGCACAAAAATATGCTCCAAATACGTTTATGTGGCAGGGTAATTCTGTAAATATACAATCGGACGCAATAATATACAACGAAAATATAGAGGTTAAAAACAGCGATTTAAACATATACAATGACGTGTATAACTATGCGTTTATTAAATTATCTCAGTATAATAAAATGGCTTCTTTGCAAGGGAAGGAAGCGTTGACGTTGTTGGGAAATGATGCGTTTATTATGGATAGCTTTTACGATGCGCGTTTTTCTGATGATTACACAGGGAAGACCATGCAAGTAGGCGAACAAACATTTACGATTGAAAGCTTTTCAGATGAGTCGATGTTTAATACGCCATCACTATTTGTCGTAGCGGTTGTAACTGACGATGCATACGAAGCCATTCAAGGTGAGGCAGTTTCGTATCAAATGGTTGAAATGAAGGATGAAAAAAATCAGTTAGCAGTATCTGAAAAAATCCGCGAGCAAATCGGGGAGAGTGAAACCTTCTCAAGCCATCCTGCAATCTATCAATCAATGGTGCAATCCTATGGGGCGCTACTGTTTGCTGGGAGCTTTTTGGGCTTAGTATTTCTTATGGCAATGGGGAGCGTTATTTACTTCAAAATGATTACCGATGCCGAGGAGGATCGAGGCAAATACGAGGTGTTATTTAAAATTGGCGTGAACTCAAAAGAGATGAAAAAAACAATCCGCGCTCAAGTTGGCTTGATTTTTGGGATTCCGCTTATTTTAGGCATTTTACACAGTGTGTTTGCGTTAAAGGCTTTCTCAACATTGTTTAATATGAATATCGTGACACCTGTGCTCATTTGGATTGTTGTTTATTCTGCAATTTACGGTTTGTATTATATATTAACAGTTTCTTATTTCAATAAAGTGATTCGTCAAAAATTATAA
- a CDS encoding YxeA family protein — protein sequence MKKLFIAFGFVVALLVAGLVVLATMDFNRLGKDHVYVQITEDGVEDRSVATDGTVYMSYSYEQVAYDEDGKEVLVKFSASKNLRHEAYLMLYTKDGNEVTSYDEVQYDVLPAKVKAQFK from the coding sequence ATGAAAAAGCTATTTATTGCTTTTGGTTTCGTAGTGGCTTTGTTAGTAGCTGGCTTAGTTGTGTTAGCGACAATGGATTTTAACCGTTTAGGGAAAGACCATGTGTACGTGCAAATTACAGAAGATGGCGTAGAAGATCGTTCTGTCGCAACGGATGGGACGGTTTATATGAGCTATTCGTATGAGCAAGTTGCGTACGATGAGGACGGGAAAGAAGTTTTGGTGAAATTTTCGGCGAGCAAAAATTTACGTCATGAAGCATACTTAATGTTATATACAAAAGATGGAAATGAAGTAACGTCTTACGATGAAGTGCAGTACGATGTGCTACCAGCGAAAGTAAAAGCACAATTCAAATAA
- a CDS encoding class I SAM-dependent methyltransferase, with translation MNLTEILSINKEGWEKSAERFYGRTALPEYGPFSLSEEQLNLFGTIAGKKILDIGCGSGHSLQYMGNEGAQELWGLDLSTKQIETAEKLLRSQESKVTLFESPMEENPGLPPEYFDIVYSIYALGWTVDLQKTLSNIHSYLKPGGTFIFSWEHPIHDRLAYENSAFTLKKSYNIEGPEYNEAWHNNVVIYHRKLSTYINTLIEAGFIIEKVIDDVVLPTTITENPSKWYSTQRASIVPATFIIKATKRNTRHLL, from the coding sequence ATGAACTTGACTGAAATTTTGAGTATAAATAAGGAAGGCTGGGAAAAATCCGCAGAACGTTTTTATGGCAGAACAGCTCTTCCGGAATATGGGCCATTTTCTTTAAGTGAAGAACAACTTAATTTATTCGGAACTATTGCAGGTAAAAAGATTTTAGATATTGGGTGTGGGAGTGGACATTCATTGCAGTATATGGGGAATGAAGGCGCACAAGAATTGTGGGGGTTAGACCTTTCAACAAAACAAATTGAAACAGCTGAAAAGTTACTACGTTCTCAAGAAAGTAAAGTAACCTTGTTCGAATCACCTATGGAGGAGAATCCAGGATTACCACCTGAATACTTTGATATAGTGTATTCCATTTATGCATTAGGATGGACTGTTGATTTACAAAAGACATTATCTAATATCCATAGTTATTTAAAACCTGGTGGCACATTCATATTTAGTTGGGAGCACCCTATTCACGATCGATTAGCCTATGAAAATTCAGCATTCACTTTAAAAAAATCATACAATATAGAAGGCCCCGAGTACAATGAAGCGTGGCACAACAATGTTGTCATATACCATCGAAAATTAAGTACATATATTAATACGCTTATAGAAGCTGGCTTTATCATTGAGAAGGTAATCGATGATGTTGTATTACCGACTACCATTACAGAAAATCCTTCAAAATGGTATTCAACTCAAAGAGCATCTATTGTTCCAGCCACATTTATAATAAAAGCTACAAAACGTAATACTCGCCACCTTTTATAA